The following are from one region of the Streptomyces decoyicus genome:
- a CDS encoding glycoside hydrolase family 13 protein, producing the protein MTSQHHSTPATDWWRDAVIYQVYPRSFADGNGDGMGDLAGIRSRLPYLRDLGVDAVWLSPFYASPQADAGYDVADYRTIDPMFGTLDDAEAVIREAHRLDLRIIVDLVPNHCSDQHEWFRRALAEGPGSVLRERFHFRKGRGQNGEEPPNDWESLFGGPAWTRVPDGEWYLHLFAPEQPDFNWDHPAVQDEFRSILRFWLDLGVDGFRVDVAHGLVKAPGLPDMGRGEQLKLLGNQILPFFDQDGVHDIYRSWRTVLDEYDGDRIAVAEAWTPSADRTALYLRPDELHQAFNFHYLSTGWDAAALREAVDSSLDAMRPVSAPTTWVLSNHDVVRHRTRLGGGPDRARAATLLMLALPGSAYVYQGEELGLPEVTDLPDEVRQDPSFFRDAGQEGLRDGCRVPLPWSGDAPPYGFGDGGSWLPQPDDWAPLTVEAQTGDPASTLELYRTALSLRRTHPGLGAGDAVEWLDAPDGVLAFRRPGGLVCTVNTTEAPARLPTPGRLLLASRQLDTCAGDFTLPADTAVWWEE; encoded by the coding sequence ATGACTTCACAGCACCACAGCACTCCTGCCACCGACTGGTGGCGCGACGCGGTGATCTACCAGGTCTATCCGCGCAGCTTCGCCGACGGCAACGGCGACGGCATGGGGGACCTGGCAGGCATCCGCAGCCGGCTGCCGTACCTGCGCGACCTGGGCGTGGACGCCGTCTGGCTCAGCCCCTTCTACGCCTCGCCGCAGGCCGACGCCGGGTACGACGTCGCCGACTACCGGACCATCGACCCGATGTTCGGCACCCTGGACGACGCCGAGGCCGTCATCCGCGAGGCGCACCGGCTGGACCTGCGGATCATCGTCGACCTCGTCCCCAACCACTGCTCCGATCAGCACGAATGGTTCCGCCGCGCACTCGCCGAGGGCCCGGGTTCGGTACTGCGCGAGCGCTTCCACTTCCGCAAGGGCCGGGGCCAGAACGGTGAGGAGCCGCCCAACGACTGGGAGTCCCTCTTCGGCGGCCCCGCCTGGACCCGGGTCCCCGACGGCGAGTGGTACCTCCACCTCTTCGCCCCCGAACAGCCCGACTTCAACTGGGACCACCCCGCCGTCCAGGACGAGTTCCGCTCGATCCTGCGCTTCTGGCTGGACCTGGGCGTCGACGGCTTCCGGGTCGATGTGGCCCACGGTCTGGTCAAGGCGCCCGGCCTGCCCGACATGGGCCGGGGCGAGCAGCTGAAACTGCTCGGCAACCAGATCCTGCCGTTCTTCGACCAGGACGGCGTCCACGACATCTACCGCTCCTGGCGCACCGTCCTGGACGAGTACGACGGGGACCGGATCGCGGTCGCCGAGGCCTGGACCCCCAGCGCCGACCGCACCGCCCTCTACCTGCGCCCCGACGAACTCCACCAGGCCTTCAACTTCCATTACCTGAGCACGGGGTGGGACGCGGCCGCCCTCCGCGAGGCGGTCGACTCCTCCCTCGACGCCATGCGCCCGGTGTCGGCGCCCACCACCTGGGTGCTGTCCAACCACGACGTCGTACGCCACCGCACCCGCCTCGGCGGCGGCCCGGACCGCGCCCGCGCCGCCACCCTCCTGATGCTGGCGCTGCCCGGCTCGGCCTACGTCTACCAGGGCGAGGAGCTGGGCCTGCCCGAGGTCACCGACCTGCCCGACGAGGTCCGCCAGGACCCCTCCTTCTTCCGGGACGCCGGCCAGGAGGGCCTGCGCGACGGCTGCCGGGTCCCGCTCCCGTGGAGCGGCGACGCACCCCCGTACGGCTTCGGCGACGGCGGCAGCTGGCTGCCCCAGCCCGACGACTGGGCACCGCTCACCGTCGAGGCCCAGACCGGCGACCCCGCCTCCACCCTGGAGCTCTACCGCACCGCGCTGTCCCTGCGGCGCACCCACCCCGGCCTCGGCGCGGGCGACGCGGTCGAGTGGCTGGACGCACCCGACGGCGTCCTGGCCTTCCGCCGCCCCGGCGGCCTGGTCTGCACGGTCAACACGACCGAGGCCCCGGCCCGCCTGCCCACTCCCGGCCGGCTGCTGCTCGCCTCCCGCCAACTGGACACCTGCGCGGGGGACTTCACCCTTCCCGCCGATACCGCCGTCTGGTGGGAGGAGTGA
- a CDS encoding glycoside hydrolase family 13 protein, whose amino-acid sequence MTQELTSPSPAPQAPGTGRGPGWWRDAVIYQVYVRSFADSDGDGIGDLRGARERLPYLKDLGVDAVWLTPFYASPQADGGYDVADYRAVDPLFGTLQDADDLIRTAHDLGLRVIVDIVPNHTSDRHPWFQDPALARQRYIFRPGKGESGELPPNDWESVFGGPAWARTDRGDWYLHLFAPEQPDLNWDNPEVHTEFEAIMRFWLDLGVDGFRIDVAHGMIKAPGLPDIGHGAQAQLIGAQVLPFFDQDGVHAIHRAWRRLLDGYGDARGKQVIGVAEAWAPTAERLALYVRPDELHQAFNFQFLNAPWQADGLRSVIDASLAATASVGAPTTWVLSNHDVVRHTTRLGGSLARARAATLLMLALPGSAYLYQGEELGLPEVTDLPDEVRQDPAFFRGGRETGPAGPGTDTESAPDGVATAGGQDGFRDGCRVPLPWSGELPPYGFGPGGSWLPQPADWGGLTVAAQTGDPASTLELYRTALELRRRLPGLGDGPMSWAPAPDGVLAFTRPGLLCTVNTLGHDVGLPAPGTPLLSSAPVTVDDATARLPGDSCTWWAI is encoded by the coding sequence ATGACCCAGGAGCTCACTTCCCCCAGCCCCGCCCCCCAGGCCCCCGGAACGGGCCGAGGTCCGGGGTGGTGGCGCGACGCCGTCATCTACCAGGTGTACGTGCGCTCCTTCGCCGACAGCGACGGCGACGGCATCGGCGATCTGCGCGGGGCCCGCGAGCGGCTGCCGTACCTCAAGGACCTGGGGGTGGACGCCGTCTGGCTCACCCCGTTCTATGCCTCACCGCAGGCCGACGGCGGCTACGACGTCGCCGACTACCGTGCCGTCGACCCGCTCTTCGGCACCCTCCAGGACGCCGACGACCTGATCCGCACCGCCCATGACCTGGGCCTGCGGGTGATCGTCGACATCGTCCCCAACCACACCTCCGACCGGCACCCGTGGTTCCAGGACCCCGCACTCGCCCGGCAGCGCTACATCTTCCGCCCCGGCAAGGGCGAGAGCGGCGAACTCCCGCCCAACGACTGGGAGTCGGTCTTCGGCGGCCCGGCCTGGGCCCGTACCGACCGGGGCGACTGGTATCTGCACCTCTTCGCCCCCGAGCAGCCCGATCTGAACTGGGACAACCCGGAGGTGCACACCGAGTTCGAGGCCATCATGCGCTTCTGGCTCGACCTCGGGGTGGACGGCTTCCGGATCGATGTCGCCCACGGCATGATCAAGGCGCCCGGCCTGCCGGACATCGGCCACGGCGCCCAGGCCCAGCTGATCGGCGCCCAGGTGCTGCCGTTCTTCGACCAGGACGGGGTGCACGCCATCCACCGCGCCTGGCGCCGGCTGCTGGACGGCTACGGCGACGCCCGCGGCAAGCAGGTGATCGGCGTCGCCGAGGCCTGGGCGCCCACCGCCGAGCGGCTCGCCCTCTACGTCCGCCCGGACGAGCTCCACCAGGCCTTCAACTTCCAGTTCCTGAACGCCCCTTGGCAGGCCGACGGGCTGCGCTCGGTGATCGACGCCTCGCTCGCCGCCACCGCCTCGGTCGGCGCCCCCACCACCTGGGTGCTGTCCAACCACGACGTCGTACGCCACACCACCCGCCTCGGCGGCAGCCTCGCCCGCGCCCGCGCCGCCACCCTCCTGATGCTGGCCCTGCCCGGCTCCGCCTACCTCTACCAGGGCGAGGAACTGGGCCTGCCCGAGGTCACCGACCTGCCCGACGAGGTCCGTCAGGACCCGGCGTTCTTCCGCGGCGGCCGGGAGACGGGCCCGGCCGGCCCCGGCACGGACACCGAGTCCGCCCCCGACGGTGTCGCCACGGCCGGCGGCCAGGACGGCTTCCGCGACGGCTGCCGGGTACCGCTCCCCTGGTCCGGCGAGCTGCCCCCGTACGGCTTCGGGCCCGGCGGCAGCTGGCTGCCGCAGCCCGCCGACTGGGGCGGCCTCACCGTCGCGGCCCAGACCGGCGACCCCGCCTCCACCCTGGAGCTCTACCGCACCGCCCTGGAACTACGGCGCCGGCTGCCGGGGCTGGGCGACGGCCCGATGAGCTGGGCTCCCGCGCCCGACGGGGTGCTCGCCTTCACCCGCCCCGGCCTGCTGTGCACCGTCAACACCCTGGGGCACGACGTCGGGCTGCCCGCGCCCGGAACGCCGCTGTTGTCCAGCGCCCCGGTGACCGTCGACGATGCCACCGCCCGGCTCCCCGGTGACAGCTGTACCTGGTGGGCAATCTGA
- a CDS encoding phosphatase PAP2 family protein — MARLRAPRTPRLWFEVLLIAVSYWTYSVIRNAVPEQKAKALRNADWIWQAEHSLGIAVEHTVNHAVNSVTWLIVTMNYYYATLHFIVTIGVLVWLYRWHPGRYAAARMALFATTAIALIGYYFYPLAPPRLMPDGGFVDTLIAHGTWGSMASGNLASMSNQYAAMPSMHIGWSLWCGITIALLAKPLWAKVLGLLYPALTLLVIVSTANHFWLDALGGVVCLSFGFALASVWFGSLPHRLTRRLAVA, encoded by the coding sequence TTGGCCCGTCTGCGTGCTCCTCGCACACCCCGGCTCTGGTTCGAAGTCCTGCTGATCGCGGTCAGCTACTGGACCTACTCGGTGATCCGTAACGCGGTGCCCGAGCAGAAGGCCAAAGCCCTGCGGAACGCCGACTGGATCTGGCAGGCGGAGCACTCGCTCGGCATCGCCGTCGAGCACACCGTCAACCATGCGGTGAACTCCGTGACATGGCTGATCGTGACGATGAACTACTACTACGCGACACTGCACTTCATCGTGACGATCGGCGTGCTGGTCTGGCTCTACCGCTGGCACCCGGGCCGCTACGCCGCCGCGCGGATGGCCCTGTTCGCCACCACCGCCATCGCCCTGATCGGCTATTACTTCTACCCCCTGGCCCCGCCGCGGCTGATGCCGGACGGCGGCTTCGTCGACACCCTGATCGCCCACGGGACCTGGGGCTCGATGGCGTCCGGCAATCTCGCCTCGATGTCCAACCAGTACGCCGCGATGCCGTCGATGCACATCGGCTGGTCGCTGTGGTGCGGCATCACCATCGCCCTGCTGGCAAAGCCGTTGTGGGCCAAGGTCCTCGGGCTGCTCTACCCCGCCCTCACCCTGCTGGTCATCGTCTCCACCGCCAACCACTTCTGGCTGGACGCACTCGGCGGAGTGGTATGCCTGAGCTTCGGCTTCGCGCTGGCGAGCGTGTGGTTCGGGTCGTTGCCGCATCGGCTGACACGGCGCCTTGCGGTGGCCTAG
- a CDS encoding trypco2 family protein gives MIELASVIRDLREELEQAVVAAEGAALRFELGTIELEVSVALERTGHAGAKVRFWVVESGADATVGATATQRITLALQPTLTRSGNRAYVSGITGDNEQ, from the coding sequence GTGATCGAGCTGGCCAGTGTGATCAGGGATCTGCGGGAGGAGTTGGAGCAGGCCGTCGTCGCGGCGGAAGGTGCGGCGCTGCGCTTCGAGTTGGGGACGATCGAGCTGGAAGTGTCGGTCGCTCTGGAGCGAACCGGGCACGCCGGGGCGAAGGTACGGTTCTGGGTGGTGGAGTCCGGTGCGGACGCGACGGTGGGAGCCACCGCGACCCAGCGCATCACCCTGGCCCTGCAACCGACCCTCACACGGTCGGGCAACCGGGCCTACGTCTCCGGAATCACCGGCGATAACGAGCAATGA
- a CDS encoding sugar ABC transporter permease, whose translation MTPTSTNPTSTTRITGTAETSTTGTSTSRTSTPRKRNERSRPASLGLHAALAVAAVVAVFPPLWLLVTSFKPKNDAFSTSIVTHFTLANYTHVLADTEFLTWFKNSVIVVGLTTVLGVFIAATTGYAVSRFRFPGMRPLMWLLLITQMFPVAVLIVPLYNLLASLGLLNQPAGLVITYLTIAVPFCAWMMKGYFDTIPVEIDESGRVDGLNPFGTFWRLVLPLARPGLAVTGFYTFVTAWAEVAYASAFMTGEENLTLAGGLQTFVNQYTNDWGSMTAAAVIIAVPAALVFAFAQRHLVAGLTAGTTKG comes from the coding sequence ATGACCCCCACGAGCACGAACCCCACTAGCACGACCCGCATAACGGGAACAGCGGAGACGAGCACGACGGGCACGAGCACGTCCCGTACGAGCACGCCCCGTAAACGCAACGAGCGGTCCCGCCCGGCGTCCCTGGGCCTGCACGCGGCCCTCGCCGTCGCCGCGGTCGTCGCCGTCTTCCCGCCCCTGTGGCTGCTGGTGACGTCCTTCAAACCCAAGAACGACGCCTTCTCCACCAGCATCGTCACCCACTTCACCCTCGCCAACTACACCCATGTCCTGGCCGACACCGAGTTCCTGACCTGGTTCAAGAACTCCGTGATCGTCGTCGGACTGACCACCGTCCTCGGTGTGTTCATCGCCGCCACCACCGGCTACGCCGTCAGCCGCTTCCGCTTCCCCGGTATGCGCCCGCTGATGTGGCTGCTGCTGATCACCCAGATGTTCCCGGTCGCGGTGCTGATCGTGCCGCTGTACAACCTGCTGGCGAGCCTCGGCCTGCTCAACCAGCCCGCGGGCCTGGTCATCACGTATCTGACCATCGCCGTCCCGTTCTGCGCCTGGATGATGAAGGGCTACTTCGACACCATCCCGGTGGAGATCGACGAATCGGGGCGGGTCGACGGCCTCAACCCCTTCGGCACCTTCTGGCGGCTGGTCCTGCCGCTCGCCAGACCGGGGCTGGCCGTCACCGGCTTCTACACCTTCGTCACCGCCTGGGCCGAGGTCGCCTACGCCTCCGCCTTCATGACCGGCGAGGAGAACCTGACGCTCGCGGGCGGCCTGCAGACCTTCGTCAACCAGTACACCAACGACTGGGGTTCGATGACCGCCGCCGCCGTGATCATCGCCGTGCCGGCCGCGCTCGTCTTCGCCTTCGCCCAGCGACACCTCGTAGCCGGACTGACCGCCGGCACCACCAAGGGTTGA
- a CDS encoding LacI family DNA-binding transcriptional regulator produces MTARLADIAAQAGVSEATVSRVLNGKPGVSATTRQSVLAALDVLGYERPVRLRQRSAGLVGLITPELENPIFPAFAQVIGQALTRQGYTPVLATQTPGGSTEDELTEMLVDRGVAGIIFVSGLHADTSADMQRYEQLRGQGVPFVLINGFSGKVQAPFVSPDDRAAVDLAVTHLSALGHRRIGLALGPKRFVPVQRKIEGFVRAMQERLQIGPAEAEPFIQHSLYTLEGGQAAAGALIERGATAIVCASDMMALGAIRAARQRGLDVPREISVVGFDDSPLIAFTDPPLTTIRQPVTAMGQAAVRALLEEIGGTPAPHSEFVFHPELVVRGSTASAPKPARIPKPLRAT; encoded by the coding sequence ATGACCGCCCGGCTGGCCGATATCGCAGCGCAGGCGGGTGTCAGCGAGGCCACCGTCAGCCGGGTTCTCAACGGGAAGCCCGGTGTCTCCGCCACCACCCGCCAGTCCGTGCTTGCCGCCCTCGATGTGCTGGGCTACGAGCGCCCGGTGCGGCTGCGACAGCGCAGCGCGGGGCTCGTCGGGCTGATCACGCCGGAGCTGGAGAACCCGATCTTCCCGGCCTTCGCCCAGGTCATCGGGCAGGCGCTGACCCGCCAGGGCTACACGCCCGTCCTTGCGACCCAGACCCCGGGCGGCTCCACGGAGGACGAGCTGACCGAGATGCTGGTGGACCGCGGGGTGGCCGGCATCATTTTCGTCTCCGGGCTGCACGCCGACACCTCCGCCGACATGCAGCGCTATGAGCAGCTGCGCGGCCAGGGCGTGCCGTTCGTCCTCATCAACGGCTTCTCCGGCAAGGTGCAGGCACCCTTCGTCTCCCCCGACGACCGGGCCGCGGTGGATCTGGCGGTCACCCACCTCAGCGCGCTCGGCCACCGGCGGATCGGGCTGGCGCTCGGCCCCAAGCGCTTCGTGCCGGTGCAGCGCAAGATCGAGGGCTTCGTACGCGCCATGCAGGAGCGGCTCCAGATCGGCCCCGCCGAGGCGGAGCCCTTCATCCAGCACTCCCTCTACACACTCGAGGGCGGTCAGGCCGCGGCGGGTGCACTGATCGAGCGGGGCGCCACGGCGATCGTCTGCGCCAGCGACATGATGGCGCTCGGCGCGATCCGCGCGGCCCGGCAGCGCGGGCTCGATGTGCCGCGCGAGATCTCGGTGGTCGGCTTCGACGACTCCCCGCTCATCGCCTTCACCGACCCGCCGTTGACCACGATCCGGCAGCCGGTCACGGCGATGGGTCAGGCGGCGGTGCGTGCGCTGCTGGAGGAGATCGGCGGAACCCCGGCCCCGCACAGCGAGTTCGTCTTCCACCCCGAGCTGGTGGTGCGCGGATCGACCGCCTCGGCCCCGAAGCCGGCCAGGATCCCGAAGCCGCTGCGGGCCACCTAA
- a CDS encoding DUF1266 domain-containing protein, with translation MTPALGRPPVAWDVGRYVSVVRAGFAAGYADEPGAWQLPGSAVAPVAHTYRSWQQFAEDFVAGRELWMRTAGGEWSGSQEDAVSAVRGLLDPTNGESPWQQVPWEAIYQVDQRIGGR, from the coding sequence ATGACCCCGGCGCTCGGGCGTCCGCCGGTCGCGTGGGACGTCGGCCGCTACGTCTCGGTCGTCCGCGCGGGGTTCGCCGCCGGGTACGCCGACGAACCCGGTGCGTGGCAGTTGCCGGGCAGCGCGGTGGCGCCCGTGGCTCACACCTACCGGTCCTGGCAGCAGTTCGCCGAGGACTTCGTGGCCGGGCGGGAGCTGTGGATGCGCACGGCGGGCGGCGAATGGTCCGGCTCGCAGGAGGACGCTGTCAGCGCGGTGCGAGGCCTGCTGGATCCCACGAACGGCGAAAGCCCCTGGCAGCAGGTGCCGTGGGAGGCCATCTACCAGGTCGACCAGCGGATCGGCGGACGCTGA
- a CDS encoding extracellular solute-binding protein, translating into MRRGIRGVTATALVAGLALAATACGGGDSSDGAGSGGELSGTVTFWDTSNDAEKATYRKLAEGFQKEHPKVHVKYVNVPFGDANAKFKNAAGGNSGAPDVMRTEVAWVADFANLGYLAPLDGTPALDKTDDYLPQAVGSTRFKGKTYAAPQVIDTLALFYNKKLLKDAGVEVPRNFAELATAAKKIKAKTGATALYLRGDDPYWFLPYLYGEGGNMVDARDKVVEIDDGAGVKAFKTIKSLVDSKAAVTDATDGQENQLRALKDGTVAMAVDGPWDIEGARAGKSFKDKKNLGVAPVPGGSTAQGSPQGGWNLSVYAGSKNLQASYAFVKYMSSAKVQQQTNEKLSLLPTRKSVYEVPAVKNNEMVKFFKPAVDGAVQRPWIAEGNSLFEPIKVQMNKVLTGSATPEQAAKATGDAYRKLLKDYK; encoded by the coding sequence ATGCGGCGTGGCATACGGGGCGTAACGGCCACCGCGCTGGTAGCGGGCCTGGCACTGGCAGCGACGGCGTGCGGCGGAGGTGACAGCAGCGACGGCGCCGGCTCCGGGGGCGAACTGTCCGGAACCGTTACCTTCTGGGACACCTCCAACGACGCCGAGAAGGCGACGTACCGCAAGCTTGCCGAAGGTTTCCAGAAAGAGCACCCGAAGGTCCACGTCAAATATGTGAACGTGCCGTTCGGCGACGCCAACGCCAAGTTCAAGAACGCGGCCGGCGGCAACTCCGGAGCCCCCGACGTGATGCGTACCGAGGTCGCCTGGGTCGCCGACTTCGCCAACCTCGGCTACCTCGCACCCCTCGACGGCACCCCCGCCCTCGACAAGACGGACGACTACCTCCCGCAGGCCGTCGGCTCCACCAGATTCAAGGGCAAGACCTACGCCGCGCCGCAGGTCATCGACACCCTCGCCCTCTTCTACAACAAGAAGCTCCTCAAGGACGCCGGCGTCGAGGTGCCCAGGAACTTCGCCGAGCTGGCCACCGCCGCCAAGAAGATCAAGGCCAAGACCGGCGCCACCGCCCTCTATCTGCGCGGCGACGACCCCTACTGGTTCCTGCCCTACCTCTACGGCGAGGGCGGCAACATGGTCGACGCCCGCGACAAGGTCGTGGAGATCGACGACGGTGCCGGCGTCAAGGCGTTCAAGACCATCAAGAGCCTGGTCGACTCCAAGGCCGCGGTCACCGACGCCACCGACGGCCAGGAGAACCAGCTCAGGGCCCTCAAGGACGGCACGGTCGCGATGGCCGTCGACGGCCCCTGGGACATCGAGGGCGCCCGCGCCGGCAAGTCCTTCAAGGACAAGAAGAACCTCGGCGTCGCCCCCGTACCCGGCGGCAGCACCGCCCAGGGCTCCCCGCAGGGCGGCTGGAACCTCTCCGTCTACGCCGGCAGCAAGAACTTGCAGGCCTCCTATGCCTTCGTGAAGTACATGAGCTCGGCCAAGGTCCAGCAGCAGACCAACGAGAAGCTCAGCCTGCTGCCCACCCGCAAGTCCGTGTACGAGGTGCCGGCCGTCAAGAACAACGAGATGGTCAAGTTCTTCAAGCCCGCCGTCGACGGGGCCGTGCAGCGCCCCTGGATCGCCGAGGGCAACTCCCTCTTCGAGCCGATCAAGGTGCAGATGAACAAGGTGCTCACCGGCTCCGCCACGCCCGAGCAGGCCGCCAAGGCGACCGGCGACGCCTACCGGAAGCTGCTCAAGGACTACAAGTGA
- a CDS encoding carbohydrate ABC transporter permease — MVAPVVLVIGVIIGYPLVRGVFLSLTDANEANVERNIGVNHLPATYKFTGLDNYRAVLSDSVFWDRLGWTVLWTVGCVSLTFLIGLALANMLNRTLRGRTFYRLALILPWAIPAFISVFTWRMLYNEKSGILNKLLAGGGIDAVPWLNDPTWAKLSVIAVNVWLGVPFMLVALLGGLQSIPGELYEAAEMDGAGPWQRFRNITVPGLRAVSSTVILLSTIWTFNMFPVIFLLTRGGPGDATEILVTYAYRLSFIDSPRNFSESAAWGVLILVLLSVVAVVYRRALRKQGEVW, encoded by the coding sequence ATGGTCGCCCCGGTGGTACTGGTCATCGGGGTGATCATCGGCTATCCGCTGGTGCGCGGCGTCTTCCTCTCCCTCACCGACGCCAATGAGGCGAACGTCGAGCGCAACATCGGCGTCAACCACCTCCCCGCCACCTACAAGTTCACCGGCCTGGACAACTACCGGGCCGTGCTCTCCGACAGCGTCTTCTGGGACCGCCTCGGCTGGACCGTCCTGTGGACCGTCGGCTGTGTCTCGCTGACCTTCCTCATCGGCCTCGCCCTGGCGAACATGCTCAACCGCACGCTGCGCGGCCGCACCTTCTACCGCCTAGCCCTGATCCTGCCGTGGGCCATCCCTGCCTTCATCTCGGTCTTCACCTGGCGGATGCTCTACAACGAGAAGAGCGGCATCCTCAACAAGCTGCTGGCCGGCGGCGGTATCGACGCGGTCCCGTGGCTCAACGACCCGACCTGGGCCAAGCTCTCGGTCATCGCCGTCAACGTCTGGCTGGGTGTGCCCTTCATGCTGGTCGCGCTGCTCGGCGGCCTTCAGTCCATACCCGGCGAGCTGTACGAGGCCGCCGAGATGGACGGCGCGGGGCCCTGGCAGCGGTTCCGCAACATCACCGTGCCCGGACTGCGCGCGGTCAGCAGCACGGTGATCCTGCTCTCCACCATCTGGACCTTCAACATGTTCCCGGTGATCTTCCTGCTGACCCGGGGCGGCCCCGGCGACGCCACCGAGATCCTGGTGACCTACGCCTACCGGCTCTCCTTCATCGACAGCCCCCGCAACTTCTCCGAGTCCGCGGCGTGGGGCGTACTGATCCTGGTCCTGCTCTCGGTCGTCGCGGTCGTCTACCGCCGGGCGCTGCGCAAGCAGGGAGAGGTGTGGTGA
- a CDS encoding LacI family DNA-binding transcriptional regulator, with product MVGGVTLTDPGGTPATPRLSDIAAQALVSEATVSRVLNGKAGVAASTRQRVLAALDVLGYERPVRLRRRSAGLVGLVIPELTNPIFPAFAQIIEQSLAGHGYTPVLCTQMPGGATEDELVEQLEERGVTGIVFLSGLHADTRADPSRYARLASRGVPFVLINGYNPQIDAPFVSPDDGAAARMAVRHLAELGHERIGLAVGPARYVPSRRKAEGFAAALGESFGLSRGQAERRTRHTLFSVEGGHAAAATLLDDGCTGIVCGSDLMALGVVRAARQRGLDVPGDLSVVGFDDSQLIAFTDPPLTTVRQPVQAMATAAVGALIEEIHERAQGRQTPPQRTEFVFQPELVVRGSTGSVRQ from the coding sequence CTGGTGGGAGGAGTGACCCTGACCGATCCCGGCGGTACCCCGGCCACCCCCCGGCTGTCCGACATCGCCGCCCAGGCGCTGGTCAGCGAGGCGACCGTCAGCCGGGTCCTGAACGGCAAGGCGGGCGTGGCGGCGAGCACCCGGCAGCGGGTGCTCGCCGCGCTCGACGTCCTCGGCTACGAGCGCCCGGTACGGCTGCGGCGGCGCAGCGCCGGGCTGGTCGGCCTGGTCATCCCCGAGCTGACCAACCCGATCTTCCCCGCCTTCGCCCAGATCATCGAGCAGTCACTGGCGGGCCACGGTTACACCCCCGTGCTCTGCACCCAGATGCCGGGCGGCGCCACCGAGGACGAACTCGTCGAACAGCTGGAGGAGCGCGGCGTCACCGGCATCGTCTTCCTCTCCGGCCTGCACGCCGACACCCGCGCCGACCCGTCCCGCTACGCCCGCCTGGCTTCGCGCGGCGTCCCCTTCGTCCTCATCAACGGCTACAACCCGCAGATCGACGCGCCGTTCGTCTCACCCGACGACGGCGCGGCGGCCCGGATGGCGGTGCGCCACCTGGCCGAGCTGGGGCACGAACGGATCGGGCTCGCCGTGGGCCCGGCCCGCTATGTGCCCTCCCGCCGCAAGGCCGAGGGCTTCGCGGCGGCGCTGGGGGAGTCGTTCGGCCTGTCGAGGGGGCAGGCCGAACGGCGCACCCGGCACACGCTGTTCAGCGTGGAAGGCGGCCATGCCGCAGCCGCCACACTGCTCGACGACGGCTGCACCGGCATCGTCTGCGGCAGCGACCTGATGGCACTCGGCGTCGTCCGCGCGGCCCGCCAGCGCGGCCTGGACGTCCCGGGTGACCTCTCGGTCGTCGGCTTCGACGACTCCCAGCTGATCGCCTTCACCGACCCGCCGCTGACCACGGTGCGGCAACCGGTGCAGGCGATGGCGACGGCGGCGGTGGGGGCGCTCATCGAGGAGATCCACGAACGCGCCCAGGGCCGGCAGACTCCGCCGCAGCGCACGGAGTTCGTCTTCCAGCCGGAGTTGGTGGTGCGGGGGTCCACGGGGTCGGTGCGACAGTGA